The following are encoded in a window of Acipenser ruthenus chromosome 26, fAciRut3.2 maternal haplotype, whole genome shotgun sequence genomic DNA:
- the LOC117430293 gene encoding lysophosphatidic acid receptor 4-like, translating into MASTNNSSSGSCLIDDSFKYNLYAAVYSVVFALGLITNCASLFVFCFCMKLRNETTLFMTNLAVSDLLFVFTLPFKIFYNLNRHWPFGDELCKVSGTAFLTNIYGSMLFLTCISVDRFLAIVYPFRSRSIRTRCNAGIVCAGVWLLVLGGGISVSFFSTTNVSNTSTTCFEGFSKSTWRTYLSKITIFIELVGFLIPLLLNLACSSMVLRTLRKPATLCQIGTNKERVLRMIVVHVAIFVVCFVPYNSILFLYAMVRSQAVASCRLERFVRTFYPITLCIATLNCCFDPFVYYFTSESFQKSFSHGKVQIKMDNAFRSEVPLSSKDSLPSIQEEGVVADRTEVNGRKLVLESQF; encoded by the coding sequence ATGGCGAGCACAAACAATAGCAGCAGTGGCAGTTGCCTGATTGATGATTCCTTTAAGTACAACCTGTACGCGGCTGTCTACAGCGTGGTCTTTGCCCTCGGACTGATCACCAACTGTGCCTCCCTTTTTGTCTTCTGCTTCTGCATGAAGCTCCGCAATGAGACCACCCTTTTTATGACCAACCTGGCTGTCTCAGACTTGCTTTTCGTCTTCACTCTGCCCTTCAAGATCTTCTACAACCTGAACCGCCACTGGCCCTTTGGAGATGAGCTTTGCAAGGTATCAGGGACGGCCTTTCTCACCAATATCTACGGCAGCATGCTCTTCCTTACATGCATCAGTGTGGACCGCTTCCTGGCCATCGTCTACCCTTTCCGTTCTCGTTCCATAAGAACCAGGTGCAATGCCGGGATTGTGTGTGCCGGGGTCTGGCTGCTTGTCCTGGGAGGTGGGATCTCTGTTTCTTTCTTCTCCACCACCAATGTGTCCAACACTAGCACCACCTGCTTTGAGGGCTTCTCCAAGTCAACCTGGCGGACATACCTGTCCAAGATCACGATCTTCATTGAGCTGGTTGGCTTCCTTATCCCTCTGCTCCTCAACCTGGCTTGTTCTTCAATGGTACTCCGGACGCTTCGCAAGCCTGCCACCCTCTGCCAGATTGGAACCAACAAGGAGCGTGTGCTCCGGATGATTGTGGTGCACGTGGCTATCTTCGTGGTCTGCTTCGTTCCCTACAACTCAATCCTCTTTCTCTACGCCATGGTGCGCTCCCAGGCAGTGGCCAGCTGCAGACTGGAGAGGTTCGTCCGGACCTTTTACCCCATCACACTCTGCATCGCCACCCTCAACTGCTGCTTCGACCCTTTTGTCTATTACTTCACCTCTGAGTCCTTCCAGAAGTCCTTCAGCCACGGGAAGGTACAGATCAAGATGGACAATGCGTTCAGGAGCGAGGTTCCCCTCTCCAGCAAGGACAGTCTGCCGTCCATTCAGGAGGAAGGGGTGGTAGCTGACAGGACAGAAGTCAATGGCAGAAAATTAGTATTAGAGTCACAGTTCTGA